A genomic window from Tenebrio molitor chromosome X, icTenMoli1.1, whole genome shotgun sequence includes:
- the LOC138139770 gene encoding putative leucine-rich repeat-containing protein DDB_G0290503 isoform X1 — MHHMYPLAKGDPLCPLGFHPQVRWPTRCKRCFRDYKEHGGKRRDEDSSLRRDDTTASTPSLSWNSRDSDSEKRRSWVSSSNLAYDNNSVKSESNYSNPSSWTSTPDLAKLEDDTQAVTTVSIRLPKRKQKPIDTGQRAASDSFTVKTNKTPVFNKNDSLAARAKKLQAIKEASDEKSKRIQIKEVKTISEEPTNHDVQFLIQVKRKPTVAPPVEEHQNSEAEDDAVSLAGTETTDTTLVDAQDYELRDQMESLKKELEVTKSKCERLEREKSDILLRRLAAMETTTSKTTASEVLKLQQKCNEFQQSLEDYRDEKRSLTLRVKELEEDLDQRPTAQAAQKIADELRSKLLAAETLCEELMDENEDIKKELRDMEEQMDEMQDNFREDQAVEYTSLKKELDQTTKNCRILSFKLRKAERKSEQLEQEKNDAEKKLKEISGGQTTLANLEKMKQLEQDLKLANEVSIRLQKELDDANQKLQAEESSKTTKKKAPKLGTIGKFPSADGKVSRESLTRGGSQDDPAQLLRDLQDSMEREADLREQLKFAEEEINKNSSSRGKMSPELHIFQRKSPLVLFESKNKDVKENESNLGKPIRTEPKLFSVSTQTLLYLESSEAETQTVFDNVCVKTCQTDFDIENEKKWPSPPQNFIASIQYHHLTMSKIYQPARLFSPMATLLNAMGRKLSPTNNIRLTPEPPSEKGDVSDDEDPAEIKLQLELSEQEASVLRRKVEDLEAENHRIKTKNKDLQDKLLAKTTTKRTLVGGEKGSTLQNQKLKVLEDETNDLRKKLIEKERDCERLHAELSLNQKRTKSVQKSKSLDLDQQTLDLKRQLQVIEQETNILRNKIQTLETENEKLISENKKLQLLKGTKNLKSDKNLDKYIDQIASLEVEIGERDNKIKELEEKLEKSIKQESLAILKDGKYKKFADRTPKKISHLTSKDQLKTMVNDLESEIGEMIVAIKTSENEKYKLEEDVKNLRHQNQINKAVKELEEMNKKFEEMKTALAEEKEKLSQEKQKYDELNKSLVKTKESLSKSNQEKRKLKEQIEKSKEEYKKIQDDKQHVDDEIAKLKDNLKTAAYRQDELVLQTQKAETLKTDLEIKEKELKNLKRELDSKAKLSDEISEKSNKISELEKKISEGEEKLKKVEKQGKEKIKELEMKIEEEKRRSKLKEGEHTTLTDKWDAERNRFSTQIEELNAKILSLETTIESKKKLIERLEENLKKERESVSKANLKVGELESREINKLKDELSKNKANLADIESKLEVSQKSHKSLEDKLKKSEADIKNEKINFEKKTGELETELQNEKKKLELMKVNHDKQNKNKEMELSSLKSKIKSLELNAGTGTKRLAEIKQFQETIEKLEGNVSKEKQKYDDLTGKYEILEEEHVVTKAKLVMEKETIENQLSNTKSELQELEAELKTLRETYNKQHDEWIKEKLNMQDKINEIEKKSGNGNELEKTRLKASLEEKQSELDQLKKENEVINDQLEYMRKESDELRKKLDDYEKVNKVQRNISADSSAMEKEIRQLKAKLSSIEKSKKLELGEYKMRYDNQITIVNGELQMLQGQVMRFKRERDTYKHMLESAQKTIGDLKNSPKVNRESNSHSVHYDELEESKTKIATLEQQISCMEDELSEARLESSRLKTELVSERSSWEVKLSELHSRVNELEEEKILSSGRTKIVGLRTRMELAWQKEREEQQRLLQETATLARDLRQTLFEVERERDKERLEAKRKQDQFKKSSEEDQDENKKKITELQCDLLELRDAHAKLRTTNEKLRREKERYEKEREEFKMIISGKKRTSQEDDRKLNNLIEQIDYLKQLAPELFFSREKEASYTPTPPRRSRSSKSRESSPAIERRESSLPPEDKQQEVQALMLKLVSTAEDLRRMQKASEDEYERERIRRSMGMRRATSSEHENVSESRYSSKPYVKRRSTDGSLHRKSLSLEHTIAQNDPKIWKNDNDSMSSLQSLDMSSDVERWSTRDTSLDSRLSGGSTQSEFAGEKKKKKGLMGKLKKLTKSRSIDDQDPGTFSPTRSLSSKQNSSSELLDDKGSKKDLRERITGIFKKSGSTSRSSSVERHEVRHDTSSTHRPLMRNGSNGNLSSRASPAFQEPEKTSKTKTKRI; from the exons ATGCATCACATGTACCCTCTTGCCAAAGGCGATCCCTTGTGTCCTTTAGGTTTCCATCCTCAAGTTAGATGGCCCACTAGATGCAAAAGATGTTTTAg AGACTACAAAGAACACGGAGGGAAGCGAAGAGATGAAGATTCTTCACTACGCAGAGATGACACAACAGCGTCGACACCAAGTTTATCTTGGAATTCAAG GGATTCTGATAGTGAGAAAAGACGTAGCTGGGTCTCTAGCAGCAATTTAGCATACGACAATAATTCAGTAAAAAGCGAAAGTAATTATAGCAACCCTTCATCTTGGACGTCTACTCCAGATTTAGCAAAATTAGAAGATGACACTCAAGCCGTCACGACAGTCAGTATAAGATTGCCGAAGAGAAAACAAAAACCGATAGATACAGGACAAAGAGCAG CTTCCGACAGTTTTACAGTGAAAACCAACAAGACTCCAGTATTTAACAAAAACGATAGTTTAGCAGCGCGTGCGAAGAAATTACAAGCCATAAAGGAAGCTTCGgatgaaaaaagtaaacgaATCCAAATAAAAGAAGTGAAAACAATCTCAGAGGAACCAACAAATCATGATGTACAATTTCTCATTCAA GTGAAACGGAAACCGACTGTTGCACCACCAGTCGAAGAACACCAAAATTCGGAAGCAGAAGATGACGCTGTGAGTTTAGCTGGAACGGAAACAACAGATACTACGTTAGTAGACGCCCAAGATTATGAACTGAGAGACCAGATGGAGAGTTTAAAGAAAGAATTGGAGGTGACAAAATCGAAGTGTGAACGGTTGGAAAGAGAAAAGAGTGACATCCTCCTTCGGCGATTGGCAGCAATGGAGACGACCACAAGTAAGACGACTGCGTCTGAAGTTCTCAAATTGCAACAGAAATGCAACGAATTTCAACAATCTCTGGAGGACTATCGAGATGAGAAGAGAAGTTTGACGCTTCGCGTGAAGGAACTGGAAGAAGATTTAGATCAAAGACCTACTGCACAAGCTGCTCAAAAGATTGCAGACGAGCTGAGGTCGAAACTCTTGGCAGCGGAAACTTTATGCGAGGAGTTGATGGACGAGAATGAGGATATCAAAAAGGAGTTGAGAGATATGGAGGAGCAGATGGACGAAATGCAGGACAATTTTAGAGAAGATCAAGCTGTGGAGTACACttcgttaaaaaaagaattggaTCAAACGACCAAAAACTGTAGAATTCTCTCATTCAAATTGCGGAAAGCCGAACGAAAATCGGAACAACTGGAACAAGAGAAGAATGACGCGGAGAAGAAGTTGAAAGAG ATATCGGGAGGCCAAACAACGTTAGCAAATTTGGAGAAGATGAAACAACTTGAACAAGATTTAAAACTGGCAAACGAAGTTTCAATAAGATTGCAGAAGGAGTTAGATGATGCAAATCAGAAACTTCAGGCTGAAGAGTCGTCAAAGACCACCAAAAAGAAAGCGCCAAAATTGGGAACCATCGGCAAGTTTCCTTCCGCAGACGGA AAAGTTTCGCGCGAATCTCTCACCAGAGGTGGTTCTCAAGACGATCCAGCTCAGCTATTAAGAGACCTTCAAGATTCCATGGAAAGAGAGGCTGATTTGAGGGAACAGTTGAAATTTGCCGAAGAAGAG attaataaaaattcatctTCACGTGGTAAAATGTCCCCcgaattacatattttccaaCGCAAATCCCCTTTAGTTTTGTTTGAatctaaaaataaagatgTGAAGGAAAACGAATCAAATTTGGGTAAACCCATTCGAACTGAACCAAAACTTTTTTCAGTATCTACCCAAACCTTACTTTATCTAGAATCGTCGGAAGCTGAAACGCAAACTGTGTTTGATAATGTTTGTGTCAAAACTTGTCAAACAGATTTCGATATCGAAAATGAGAAAAAGTGGCCATCTCCACCACAAAACTTCATAGCCTCTATTCAATACCACCATCtaacaatgtcaaaaatttaccAACCAGCAAGACTATTTTCTCCAATGGCTACGTTATTGAATGCAATGG GTCGTAAATTAAGCCCCACAAATAATATAAGACTGACCCCAGAACCGCCTTCTGAAAAAGGTGACGTATCAGATGATGAAGACCCTGCTGAAATAAAATTGCAGTTAGAATTAAGTGAACAGGAAGCTTCAGTTCTTCGACGTAAAGTTGAAGATTTAGAAGCAGAAAATCATAGAATTAAAACTAAGAACAAAGATCTTCAAGACAAACTCCTTGCTAAAACGACAACAAAACGGACACTTGTAGGTGGAGAAAAGGGCAGCACTTTACAGAATCAAAAATTGAAGGTCTTGGAGGATGAAACAAACGATCTCAGGAAAAAACTCATAGAAAAAGAAAGAGATTGTGAAAGACTTCATGCAGAATTAAGTTTGAATCAGAAACGAACTAAAAGTGTCCAAAAAAGCAA GTCTTTGGATTTGGATCAGCAAACTCTGGATTTGAAACGGCAACTTCAGGTTATCGAACaagaaacaaatattttaagaaaTAAGATCCAAACGCTCGAAACAGAAAATGAAAAGTTAAttagtgaaaataaaaaactgcAACTCCTCAAAGGGACGAAAAATCTTAAATCTGATAAAAACTTGGATAAATATATTGATCAAATCGCTTCTTTAGAAGTTGAAATTGGTGAAAgggataataaaataaaggaattagaagaaaaactggaaaaatcAATCAAACAAGAATCGTTGGCAATTCTAAAA GATGGAAAGTATAAGAAGTTCGCAGATAGAACTCCGAAGAAAATATCACACTTAACGTCAAAAgatcaattaaaaacaatGGTAAACGATTTAGAAAGTGAAATTG gTGAGATGATTGTAGCTATAAAAACGagcgaaaatgaaaaatataagtTAGAAGAAGATGTGAAAAATCTGCGGCatcaaaatcaaataaataaagccGTTAAAGAACTGGAAGAGATGAACAAGAAGTTTGAAGAAATGAAAACTGCATTGgcagaagaaaaagaaaaattgagtcaagaaaaacagaaatatgaCGAACTAAATAAGTCTCTTGTCAAAACTAAAGAATCGTTATCGAAATCTAATCAAGAGAAAAGGAAGCTGAAGGAGCAAATAGAGAAATCAAAAGAAGAATATAAGAAGATACAAGACGATAAACAACACGTGGATGATGAAATCGCTAAATTGAAAGATAATTTAA aaaCTGCAGCTTATAGACAGGATGAGTTGGTTCTTCAAACACAAAAAGCCGAAACATTGAAAACGGATttagaaatcaaagaaaaaGAATTGAAGAACTTGAAGAGAGAGCTCGACAGCAAGGCAAAATTAAGTGATGAG ATATCcgagaaatcaaataaaatatctgagttagaaaagaaaataagCGAGGGTgaggaaaaattgaagaagGTGGAAAAACAGGGAAAAGAGAAGATTAAAGAACTGGAAATGAAA ATCGAAGAAGAGAAAAGAAGGAGCAAATTGAAAGAAGGAGAACACACAACGTTAACTGACAAATGGGATGCAGAACGTAACAGATTTAGTACACAAATTGAAGAATTAAATGCCAAAATTCTGAGTTTGGAAACCACAATAGAAAGTAAAAAGAAGCTCATAGAACGTTTG GAAGAGAACTTGAAGAAAGAACGAGAATCTGTTTCGAAAGCTAATTTAAAAGTTGGAGAACTAGAAAGTcgtgaaattaataaattgaaagaTGAATTGAGTAAAAATAAGGCTAACTTGGCTGACATCGAATCCAAATTAGAGGTATCTCAAAAGAGTCATAAGAGTCTAGAAGATAAACTGAAGAAATCTGAAGCGGATATcaagaatgaaaaaataaatttcgagAAAAAAACGGGAGAATTAGAAACAGAGTTacaa aatgaGAAGAAGAAATTGGAATTAATGAAAGTAAATCACGataagcaaaataaaaataaagaaatggaACTTTCTTCACTGAAGAGTAAAATCAAATCGTTGGAATTAAATGCTGGCACTGGAACCAAAAGACTagcagaaataaaacaattccaaGAAACTATAGAGA AGCTAGAAGGTAATGTGagcaaagaaaaacaaaaatatgatGATTTGACAGGGAAATATGAAATTTTGGAAGAAGAACACGTCGTGACCAAGGCAAAATTAGTCAtggaaaaagaaacaatagaaaA tCAACTTTCAAACACGAAATCTGAATTGCAAGAGTTGGAAGCTGAACTGAAGACATTGAGGGAAACATACAACAAACAACATGATGAATGGATcaaggaaaaattaaacatgcaAGATAAAATTAACGAAATTGAGAAGAAGAGCGGAAACGGCAATGAATTAGAAAAAACCAGACTTAAGGCATCTCTGGAAGAAAAACAATCAGAACTAGATCAgcttaaaaaagaaaatgaagtaATAAATGATCAATTGGAATATATGAGAAAAGAAAGTGATGAGCTCAGGAAAAAACTGGATGATTatgaaaaagtaaataaagtgCAAAGAAACATAAGTGCGGATAGTTCAGCAATGGAGAAAGAAATAAGGCAGCTGAAAGCAAA GTTGAGCTCTATAGAAAAATCGAAGAAATTGGAACTTGGAGAATATAAGATGAGATATGATAATCAAATAACTATAGTAAATGGAGAATTGCAGATGTTACAAGGGCAGGTAATGAGATTTAAACGTGAAAGGGATACATACAAGCACATGTTAGAATCAGCCCAAAAAACTATAGGCGATTTGAAAAACTCTCCAAAAGTAAACAGAGAGAGCAACAGTCATTCTGTACATTACGACGAG CTCGAGGAATCAAAAACGAAAATAGCTACTCTCGAACAGCAAATCAGTTGCATGGAAGATGAACTTTCTGAGGCCCGTTTAGAATCTTCTCGCCTTAAAACCGAATTAGTGTCAGAAAGATCATCTTGGGAAGTAAAGTTGTCCGAATTACATTCTCGCGTGAACGAACTAGAAGAAGAAAAGATACTGAGCAGCGGACGAACTAAAATTGTTGGTCTGAGAACGCGTATGGAGCTTGCATGGCAGAAAGAAAGAGAAGAACAACAAAGGTTACTGCAAGAAACAGCAACATTAGCCAGAGATCTACGACAGACACTTTTCGAAGTCGAACGAGAACGTGATAAAGAACGTTTGGAAGCAAAACGAAAGCAAGATCAATTCAAAAAGTCGTCAGAAGAGGATCAAGacgaaaacaagaaaaaaataactgaATTGCAGTGCGATCTGTTAGAATTAAGGGATGCCCATGCTAAGTTGAGAACCACAAATGAGAAACTAAGACGAGAGAAAGAACGTTACGAGAAAGAACGTGAAGAATTCAAGATGATCATCAGTGGTAAGAAGAGAACAAGCCAAGAAGATGATAGAAAACTGAACAACCTTATTGAACAAATAGACTATTTGAAACAGTTGGCACctgaattatttttctcaaggGAGAAAGAGGCTTCGTATACACCGACACCTCCTCGAAGGAGCAGGAGTTCGAAATCGAGGGAATCTTCACCAGCTATAGAACGACGAGAATCGTCTTTGCCCCCTGAAGACAAACAACAAGAAGTACAGGCGCTCATGTTGAAGCTGGTAAGTACCGCCGAGGATCTTCGCCGAATGCAGAAGGCTTCGGAAGACGAATACGAACGGGAACGAATCAGACGATCGATGGGTATGAGAAGAGCAACTTCATCGGAGCACGAAAATGTCTCAGAATCGAGATACAGTTCTAAACCTTACGTGAAGAGACGAAGTACAGATGGAAGTCTGCACAGGAAGAGTTTATCGCTAGAACACACGATCGCCCAAAATGAcccaaaaatatggaaaaatgaTAATGATAGTATGTCTAGTCTACAGTCTTTAGACATGTCGTCAGATGTAGAAAGATGGTCTACAAGAGATACAAGTTTAGATAGTCGACTTTCCGGCGGTTCCACGCAAAGTGAATTTGCAGGtgagaaaaagaagaagaagggATTGATGGGTAAACTAAAGAAACTCACGAAATCAAGGAGCATCGATGATCAAGATCCTGGAACATTTTCTCCAACCAGATCACTCTCGTCTAAG CAAAATTCTAGTTCTGAGCTTCTCGACGATAAGGGTAGCAAAAAGGACTTGCGGGAAAGAATCACCggcatatttaaaaagagcGGTTCCACGTCGAGGAGCAGCAGTGTGGAAAGACATGAAGTGAGGCACGATACCAGTTCTACGCACAGACCGCTTATGAGAAATGGCAGCAACGGAAATTTATCATCTAGAGCATCTCCAGCA TTTCAGGAACCAGAAAAgacatcaaaaacaaaaactaagagaatttaa